In Massilistercora timonensis, the following are encoded in one genomic region:
- a CDS encoding endonuclease MutS2: MNEKTLYKLEYDKIIDLLTEKASSFGGRSRCRRLKPMTSIEKIEAAQQETEAAFQRIVKKGRPSFGGCAPVNESLKRLEIGGTLGSGELLRICRLLENAGQVKAYGRRENGDESTDCLDGYFDQLTPILPLTSEIRRCILEEDEISDDASPALRQIRRQIGQINDKVHATLSGMVNGSLRTYLQDPIITMRGDRYCIPVKSEHRSQVPGMIHDQSSTGSTLFIEPMAVVKLNNDLKELYGKEQEEIQVILARLSADAAEHTDTIHTDHTLLTELDFIFAKGALALEMNATAPIFNTEGRIHIREGRHPLLDKKKVVPITISLGDTFDLLIVTGPNTGGKTVSLKTVGLFTLMGQAGLHIPALDRSELAVFHSVFADIGDEQSIEQSLSTFSSHMTNIVSFLRHVDEHSLVLFDELGAGTDPTEGAALAIAILDGLHRRGIRAMATTHYSELKVYALSTPGVENASCEFDVESLRPTYHLLIGIPGKSNAFAIAGKLGLPQEVIEEARKHLSEQDESFEDLLTDLEVSRRTIEKEQDEIAAYRRELERLKEETQKRQEKLEEQRERILREANEKAHAILLEAKETADETMRNFHKFGKENISAADMEREREKLRKKMEAARSGMTEHKETPHKIHKPEDFKLGESVKVLSMNLTGTVVSLPDAKGRVTVQMGILRSQLPISDLEILEEKPVYLKKTARQTTKGKMKMGKSMSVSPEINLLGKTVDEAVAELDKYLDDAALAHLSSVRIVHGKGTGALRQGVHDYLRRQKKRVKSFRLGAFGEGDAGVTIAELR; the protein is encoded by the coding sequence ATGAACGAAAAAACTTTATATAAATTAGAATACGACAAGATCATCGATCTTCTTACAGAGAAGGCCTCCTCTTTTGGCGGCAGATCCCGCTGCCGGCGGCTTAAGCCTATGACTTCCATCGAGAAGATAGAGGCTGCCCAGCAGGAGACCGAAGCTGCGTTCCAGCGGATCGTGAAGAAGGGCCGGCCCTCCTTTGGCGGCTGCGCCCCGGTAAATGAATCCCTTAAGCGGCTGGAGATCGGCGGGACCCTGGGAAGCGGCGAGCTCCTTCGCATCTGCCGGCTCCTGGAGAACGCCGGGCAGGTGAAGGCTTACGGACGGCGGGAAAATGGAGACGAATCCACCGACTGTCTGGACGGTTACTTTGACCAGCTGACCCCCATCCTCCCTCTGACCTCCGAGATCCGCAGGTGTATCCTGGAGGAGGATGAGATCAGCGACGACGCAAGCCCTGCGCTTCGTCAGATCCGCCGGCAGATCGGCCAGATCAACGACAAAGTGCACGCCACCCTCTCCGGCATGGTAAACGGATCTCTTCGCACTTATCTGCAGGACCCCATCATCACCATGCGGGGAGACCGCTACTGTATCCCGGTGAAATCCGAGCACCGCAGCCAGGTTCCGGGCATGATCCACGATCAGTCCTCCACCGGCTCCACGCTGTTTATCGAGCCCATGGCTGTGGTGAAGCTGAATAACGACTTAAAGGAACTCTACGGAAAGGAGCAGGAAGAGATCCAGGTGATCCTTGCCCGTCTGAGCGCTGACGCGGCAGAGCATACCGATACCATCCATACGGATCACACCCTGCTGACAGAGCTGGATTTCATTTTCGCCAAAGGGGCCCTGGCCCTGGAAATGAACGCCACCGCTCCCATATTCAACACAGAAGGGCGCATCCACATCCGGGAGGGCCGTCATCCTCTCCTGGACAAGAAGAAGGTAGTCCCCATTACCATCTCTCTGGGAGACACCTTCGATCTTCTGATCGTCACCGGCCCCAATACCGGCGGAAAAACGGTGTCCCTTAAGACGGTGGGCCTTTTTACCCTGATGGGTCAGGCCGGGCTTCACATCCCCGCCCTGGACCGCAGCGAGCTGGCGGTGTTCCACAGCGTGTTTGCAGACATCGGAGATGAGCAGAGTATTGAACAGAGCCTGAGTACTTTTTCTTCTCATATGACCAACATCGTCTCCTTCCTCCGGCACGTGGATGAACATTCTCTGGTACTCTTTGACGAGCTGGGCGCCGGGACTGATCCTACGGAGGGGGCGGCTCTGGCCATCGCAATCCTGGACGGCCTTCACCGGCGGGGGATCCGGGCCATGGCCACCACCCACTACAGCGAGCTGAAGGTGTACGCTCTGTCCACTCCGGGAGTGGAGAACGCAAGCTGCGAGTTCGATGTAGAGAGCCTGCGCCCCACTTATCATCTGCTGATCGGCATCCCCGGCAAGAGCAATGCCTTCGCCATCGCCGGGAAGCTGGGGCTTCCCCAGGAAGTCATTGAGGAGGCCAGGAAGCACTTAAGCGAACAGGACGAATCCTTCGAAGACCTTCTCACTGACTTGGAAGTAAGCCGGCGCACTATCGAGAAAGAGCAGGACGAGATCGCCGCCTACCGGCGGGAACTGGAGCGCCTGAAGGAAGAGACCCAGAAAAGACAGGAGAAACTGGAAGAACAGCGGGAGCGGATCCTGCGGGAAGCCAACGAGAAAGCCCACGCCATCCTTCTGGAGGCCAAGGAGACCGCAGACGAGACCATGCGCAACTTCCACAAATTCGGCAAGGAAAATATCTCTGCCGCCGACATGGAACGGGAGCGGGAGAAGCTGCGCAAGAAGATGGAAGCCGCCCGCTCTGGCATGACGGAGCATAAAGAGACCCCACATAAGATCCATAAGCCAGAGGATTTCAAGCTGGGTGAATCGGTGAAAGTACTGAGTATGAACCTGACCGGGACTGTTGTCTCCCTGCCCGACGCCAAGGGGCGCGTCACCGTGCAGATGGGGATCCTGCGTTCCCAGCTTCCCATCTCTGACCTGGAGATCCTGGAGGAGAAGCCGGTCTATCTCAAGAAGACCGCCCGCCAGACCACCAAGGGCAAGATGAAGATGGGCAAATCCATGTCCGTAAGCCCGGAGATCAACCTTCTGGGCAAGACGGTGGACGAAGCAGTGGCGGAACTGGACAAATATCTGGACGACGCGGCGCTCGCCCACCTCTCCTCGGTGCGCATTGTCCACGGCAAAGGCACCGGCGCCCTGCGCCAGGGCGTCCACGACTACCTGCGCCGCCAGAAGAAACGGGTGAAATCATTCCGGCTTGGCGCCTTTGGAGAAGGCGACGCCGGCGTCACTATCGCAGAACTCAGATAG
- a CDS encoding HD domain-containing protein gives MRYINTLVEGETIRNVYLCKGKRSAETRNGKPYDNLILQDKTGTLDGKVWDPNSSGIADYDEMDFIEVYGEVTSYNNNLQLNIRQIRRAQEGEYVPADYMPTTDKNEDQMYQELLAYGNQVKNPHLRGVIRYYFEDPAFVKKFKAHSAAKTVHHSFSGGLLEHTLSVVKFCEYMAGAYPILNKDLLYTAAMCHDIGKIKELSPFPENDYTDDGQLLGHIVMGVEMIDDAIRTIPEFPPKLASELKHCILAHHGELEYGSPKKPALAEAFALNFADCADAKMQTLIEIFKEKNSSDWLGYNRLFETNLRKTSI, from the coding sequence ATGAGATATATCAACACCCTGGTAGAGGGAGAAACCATCCGCAACGTATACCTGTGTAAAGGAAAGCGTTCCGCGGAGACAAGAAACGGAAAACCTTATGACAATCTGATCCTGCAGGACAAGACAGGAACCCTGGACGGGAAAGTCTGGGATCCCAATTCCAGCGGGATCGCTGATTATGATGAGATGGATTTCATCGAAGTCTACGGGGAAGTTACCAGCTACAATAATAATCTGCAGCTGAATATCCGGCAGATCCGCCGGGCGCAGGAAGGGGAGTATGTCCCGGCAGATTATATGCCCACCACGGATAAGAATGAAGACCAGATGTATCAGGAGCTTCTGGCTTACGGGAACCAGGTGAAGAACCCCCATCTCAGGGGCGTGATCCGCTATTATTTTGAAGACCCGGCTTTTGTGAAGAAATTTAAGGCCCATTCCGCCGCCAAGACGGTACACCACAGTTTCTCCGGCGGACTTCTGGAACACACGCTGAGCGTGGTGAAATTCTGCGAATACATGGCGGGAGCTTATCCCATTTTAAATAAAGATCTTCTGTATACGGCGGCCATGTGCCATGATATCGGCAAGATAAAGGAACTGTCGCCGTTTCCGGAAAATGATTACACCGACGACGGGCAGCTTCTGGGGCACATCGTGATGGGCGTGGAGATGATCGACGACGCCATCCGGACCATCCCGGAATTCCCGCCCAAGCTGGCCAGTGAGCTGAAGCACTGCATCCTGGCCCACCACGGGGAGCTGGAGTATGGGTCGCCCAAGAAGCCGGCGCTGGCAGAAGCCTTCGCCCTGAACTTCGCGGATTGCGCGGACGCCAAGATGCAGACACTGATCGAGATCTTCAAAGAAAAAAACAGTAGCGACTGGCTGGGATATAACCGGCTTTTTGAAACAAACCTGCGGAAAACCAGTATTTAA
- a CDS encoding HAMP domain-containing sensor histidine kinase, translating into MRSTLHLKFIIVYIIFAFLSVFTVATLTDTLTSGPLVSVTASNTYQEANMMATDYLPDYFSEEVSLNEVRLQLSGMETHLDAALWFVDREGRLLASAQSEGLPPAPSQIQDFNPAEAGNSQYLTGDYHGYFQEDVITVIAPVIHGYSPAGYLLVHKSLDYVNEVQGILMRAALITLLVIYFLSFIILLALEFFVYRPLRKITEAATQYASGNLDYEIPVRTEDEMGYLSASLNYMSSQLRDMEDYQKKFVANVSHDFRSPLTSIKGYVEAMADGTIPPEMQKKYLGIILFETERLTDLTQDLLTLNEFDSKNLLLNKENFDIHEMIKNVAASFEGTCTQKKISIELLFASKQMEVFADKRKIQQVLYNLLDNAIKFSDLESTITIETTERGEKVSISVKDYGIGIPRSALGKIWERFYKTDLSRGKDKKGTGLGLAIVKEAIQAHGENISVVSTEGVGTEFIFTLPRAQTTV; encoded by the coding sequence ATGAGAAGTACACTGCATTTAAAATTTATCATTGTTTATATCATCTTCGCTTTCCTTAGCGTATTTACGGTGGCCACCCTGACGGATACCCTGACTTCAGGGCCTCTGGTGAGCGTTACCGCCTCCAATACCTATCAGGAGGCCAATATGATGGCAACCGATTATCTGCCGGACTACTTCTCAGAGGAAGTATCCTTAAATGAAGTGCGGCTCCAGCTCTCCGGCATGGAGACCCATCTGGACGCCGCCCTCTGGTTCGTGGACCGGGAAGGACGGCTTCTTGCCTCCGCCCAGTCAGAAGGACTTCCGCCGGCCCCCTCCCAGATCCAGGATTTCAACCCGGCAGAAGCCGGGAATTCCCAGTATCTCACCGGGGACTACCACGGCTACTTCCAGGAGGATGTGATCACCGTGATCGCCCCGGTGATCCACGGTTATTCTCCTGCCGGCTATCTTCTGGTCCACAAGAGCCTGGATTATGTAAACGAAGTCCAGGGGATCCTGATGCGGGCAGCCCTTATCACCCTCCTGGTGATCTATTTCCTGTCCTTTATCATCCTTCTGGCCCTGGAGTTCTTTGTCTACCGGCCTCTTCGCAAGATCACGGAGGCTGCCACCCAGTATGCCTCCGGCAATCTGGACTATGAGATCCCGGTCCGCACCGAGGATGAGATGGGCTATCTCTCCGCATCCCTGAACTACATGTCCTCTCAACTCCGGGATATGGAAGATTACCAGAAGAAATTCGTGGCCAACGTCTCCCACGATTTCCGCTCCCCTCTCACCTCCATCAAAGGGTATGTGGAGGCCATGGCGGACGGGACCATCCCTCCGGAAATGCAGAAGAAATACCTGGGTATCATCCTCTTCGAGACTGAGCGCCTGACGGATCTGACCCAGGATCTTCTCACCCTCAACGAGTTTGATTCCAAGAACCTTCTGCTTAACAAGGAAAATTTCGACATTCACGAGATGATCAAGAACGTGGCCGCTTCTTTTGAAGGAACCTGCACCCAGAAGAAGATCTCCATCGAGCTTCTGTTTGCTTCCAAACAGATGGAAGTCTTCGCGGACAAACGCAAGATCCAGCAGGTCCTCTATAACCTTCTGGACAACGCCATCAAGTTCAGCGACCTGGAATCCACCATCACTATCGAGACTACTGAGCGGGGGGAGAAGGTTTCCATCTCCGTCAAAGACTACGGTATTGGAATCCCCCGCAGCGCTCTTGGCAAGATCTGGGAACGGTTCTATAAGACAGACCTGTCCCGGGGCAAAGACAAAAAAGGAACGGGCCTGGGGCTTGCCATTGTCAAGGAAGCCATCCAGGCCCACGGAGAAAATATCAGCGTAGTCAGCACCGAGGGCGTGGGCACAGAATTTATCTTCACCCTCCCCCGGGCACAGACTACAGTTTAA
- a CDS encoding response regulator transcription factor, whose translation MATKQKILIVDDDENIAELISLYLTKECFDTMMVHDGEKALVAFESYRPNLILLDLMLPGIDGYQVCREIRTRSSVPIIMLSAKGEVFDKVLGLELGADDYIMKPFDSKELVARVKAVLRRYQAIPKPETPAEDRGKCVEYPGIVINLTNYSVMVDGQNIDMPPKELELLYFLASSPNQVFTREQLLDQIWGYEYIGDTRTVDVHIKRLREKIKDHSEWSLSTVWGIGYKFEVK comes from the coding sequence ATGGCAACAAAACAGAAAATACTGATCGTAGACGACGATGAGAATATCGCGGAACTGATCTCCCTCTACCTTACCAAAGAATGCTTCGACACCATGATGGTCCATGACGGGGAGAAGGCGCTGGTGGCTTTCGAGAGCTACCGCCCCAACCTGATCCTCCTGGACCTTATGCTGCCTGGCATCGACGGCTACCAGGTGTGCCGGGAGATCCGCACCCGCTCCAGCGTGCCCATCATCATGCTGTCCGCTAAGGGAGAAGTCTTTGACAAAGTCCTGGGGCTGGAGCTGGGCGCCGACGACTATATCATGAAGCCCTTCGACTCCAAAGAACTGGTGGCCCGGGTCAAGGCGGTGCTGCGCCGCTACCAGGCCATTCCCAAACCGGAGACCCCGGCCGAGGACCGGGGCAAATGCGTGGAGTATCCAGGGATCGTGATCAACCTGACCAACTACTCTGTCATGGTGGACGGCCAGAACATTGACATGCCCCCCAAGGAACTGGAGCTTCTTTATTTCCTTGCTTCCTCTCCCAACCAGGTCTTCACCCGGGAGCAGCTCCTGGATCAGATCTGGGGTTATGAGTACATCGGCGACACTCGAACCGTTGACGTCCACATCAAACGGCTCCGGGAGAAGATCAAGGACCACAGCGAGTGGAGCTTAAGCACCGTGTGGGGCATCGGTTATAAATTTGAAGTAAAATAA
- the rlmD gene encoding 23S rRNA (uracil(1939)-C(5))-methyltransferase RlmD: protein MQKNDIVKLEITDIGVGGEGIGKVDGYTLFVKDAIIGDVIQAKVMKAKKNYGYAKLLDILTPSEGREKHPGCANARKCGGCQIQEMKYDWQLRFKEEKVRGALTRLGEVPEELLEEVMEPILGMEEPFRYRNKAQFPIGRDREGKLTAGFYAGRTHSIIPVEDCVLGVPVNREILACVLGYMEEFHVSPYDEKAHQGLVRHVLIRYGFRTGEIMVCLVVNGTSLPEEEALATRLAAIPKMTSITLNVNQEKTNVIMGKKLRVLWGKGYITDEIGDVKYQISPLSFYQVNPVQTEKLYGTALEYAGLKKGEDTVVWDLYCGIGTISLFLARKAGQVYGVEIVPQAVEDARNNARINGITNARFYVGKAEEVLPEYYADYEKKHGKRARADVIVVDPPRKGCDETLLETIVKMEPEKVVYVSCDPATLARDVKYLRENGYEVRRVRAVDMFPHTVHVETVVLLSHKKPDSTISVKVEFGEGEGKVPLDNIAKRAEAYKPKERVTYKMIKEYIEAKYGFKVHTAYIAEVKRSLGLPMYDAPNAVEELKQPRKHPTAEKVEAIKDALKYFEVM, encoded by the coding sequence ATGCAGAAAAATGATATTGTGAAACTTGAGATCACGGACATCGGCGTGGGCGGCGAAGGTATCGGAAAGGTGGATGGATACACGCTTTTTGTCAAGGATGCGATCATCGGGGACGTGATCCAGGCCAAGGTGATGAAGGCGAAGAAAAATTATGGATATGCAAAGCTTCTGGATATTCTTACACCCTCCGAAGGGCGCGAAAAGCATCCTGGATGCGCCAACGCCCGAAAATGCGGGGGTTGCCAGATCCAGGAGATGAAATATGACTGGCAGCTGAGGTTCAAGGAGGAGAAGGTCCGGGGCGCTCTGACGCGGCTGGGAGAGGTGCCGGAGGAGCTTCTTGAGGAAGTAATGGAACCCATCCTGGGGATGGAGGAGCCCTTCCGCTACCGCAACAAGGCTCAGTTTCCCATCGGCCGGGACCGGGAGGGGAAGCTGACCGCCGGGTTCTACGCGGGGCGAACCCACAGTATCATCCCGGTGGAGGATTGTGTGCTGGGGGTTCCGGTGAACCGGGAGATCCTGGCGTGCGTGCTGGGATATATGGAGGAGTTCCATGTCTCTCCCTATGACGAGAAAGCGCACCAGGGGCTGGTGCGCCATGTGCTGATTCGGTACGGCTTCCGGACGGGAGAGATCATGGTCTGCCTGGTGGTCAACGGGACGTCGCTTCCAGAGGAGGAAGCGCTTGCCACGCGGCTGGCGGCTATCCCAAAGATGACCAGTATCACCTTGAACGTTAATCAGGAGAAGACCAATGTGATCATGGGGAAAAAGCTGCGGGTGCTGTGGGGGAAAGGCTATATCACCGATGAGATCGGAGACGTGAAATATCAGATCTCTCCCCTTTCCTTCTACCAGGTGAATCCGGTGCAGACGGAGAAACTCTATGGAACAGCGCTGGAGTACGCAGGGCTGAAAAAAGGAGAAGACACGGTGGTCTGGGATCTGTACTGTGGGATCGGAACCATTTCCCTCTTCCTTGCCAGGAAGGCGGGGCAGGTGTACGGGGTGGAGATCGTGCCGCAGGCAGTGGAGGACGCAAGGAACAACGCCAGGATCAACGGGATCACCAATGCCAGGTTCTATGTGGGCAAGGCGGAGGAAGTGCTACCGGAGTATTATGCCGATTATGAGAAGAAACACGGGAAGCGGGCCCGGGCGGATGTGATCGTGGTGGATCCGCCGCGGAAAGGCTGTGATGAGACCCTGCTGGAGACCATTGTGAAGATGGAGCCTGAAAAGGTGGTGTATGTGAGCTGCGACCCGGCCACGCTGGCAAGGGATGTGAAGTATCTGCGGGAAAATGGATATGAAGTCCGGAGGGTAAGGGCGGTGGATATGTTCCCGCATACCGTGCATGTGGAGACGGTAGTACTGCTTTCCCACAAAAAACCTGACAGCACAATCAGCGTAAAAGTGGAGTTTGGCGAGGGAGAGGGCAAAGTGCCGCTTGATAATATCGCTAAAAGAGCCGAGGCGTACAAGCCGAAAGAGCGAGTTACCTACAAAATGATAAAGGAATACATAGAAGCTAAATATGGCTTCAAGGTACATACTGCTTATATAGCGGAGGTAAAGAGAAGTTTGGGCTTGCCAATGTATGATGCCCCTAATGCGGTAGAAGAATTGAAACAGCCGAGGAAGCATCCGACAGCAGAGAAAGTGGAGGCAATAAAGGACGCGTTGAAGTATTTTGAAGTAATGTAG
- a CDS encoding S1C family serine protease, with product MEERRDPGGQEPEEEKDYAFMQEVIKDETGSRKFKRDVRRMAGLGLVFGLVACVTFCAFGPWIESRFGGAKEEVEIPRDEETLPEEETRGQDPEEDSYRQMLNSLKSISEQAGKSVVSIAAVSGREEASEAKLQTSGVVVADNGRELLILGQILDGQEEEKLQVIFADGRNYEAVKKRQDRNLGLCVYAVSRQSVTEETWGAIRVAVLGSSYAVEDGEAVILLGQPYGNAQIALYGLVEASESYADHADGHYPLIATDVEGDAGRSGVLVNTSGEVIGVIGEPTEGRGEAGLVEAYGISDIKDVIEFLSNDQGVPYLGILGSDVTEELTEQGIPAGVYVDEVEADSPGMEAGIQSGDVITQIDGSGVADFQAYHSALMKKQAGGSLRVTCQRQGTGGEYVEINFNVTVGAKE from the coding sequence ATGGAAGAGCGCAGAGATCCGGGCGGGCAGGAACCGGAGGAAGAAAAGGATTACGCTTTTATGCAGGAAGTGATCAAGGACGAGACCGGCAGCCGCAAGTTTAAGCGGGATGTCAGGAGGATGGCAGGCCTTGGCCTGGTCTTTGGGCTTGTTGCCTGTGTGACTTTTTGCGCCTTCGGGCCCTGGATCGAGAGCCGGTTTGGCGGTGCCAAGGAGGAAGTGGAGATTCCCCGGGATGAGGAGACGCTTCCGGAGGAAGAGACCAGGGGGCAGGATCCGGAAGAAGACAGCTACCGGCAGATGCTCAACTCTCTGAAATCCATTTCCGAGCAGGCGGGCAAAAGTGTTGTCTCCATCGCGGCGGTCTCCGGCCGGGAAGAGGCCAGTGAGGCGAAGCTGCAGACCAGCGGCGTGGTGGTGGCAGACAATGGGCGGGAGCTTCTGATCCTGGGTCAGATCCTTGACGGACAGGAGGAAGAGAAGCTTCAGGTGATCTTCGCCGACGGCCGAAACTACGAGGCAGTGAAGAAAAGGCAGGACCGGAATCTGGGCTTGTGCGTCTATGCAGTGTCCAGACAGTCTGTCACGGAGGAAACCTGGGGGGCGATCCGGGTGGCGGTCCTTGGAAGTTCCTATGCCGTGGAGGACGGGGAAGCAGTGATCCTGCTGGGGCAGCCCTATGGAAATGCTCAGATCGCGCTGTATGGGCTGGTAGAAGCCAGTGAGAGCTATGCGGATCACGCGGACGGCCATTATCCGCTGATCGCAACCGATGTGGAAGGGGACGCCGGCAGAAGCGGCGTGCTTGTGAATACCAGCGGCGAAGTGATCGGCGTCATCGGCGAGCCCACGGAAGGCCGGGGAGAAGCAGGCCTTGTAGAGGCATATGGCATCTCGGACATCAAGGATGTGATCGAGTTTCTCTCCAATGACCAGGGAGTGCCTTATCTGGGGATCCTGGGGTCTGATGTGACCGAGGAGCTTACAGAACAGGGGATCCCTGCCGGTGTGTATGTGGACGAAGTGGAGGCGGACTCGCCTGGCATGGAAGCCGGGATCCAGAGCGGAGATGTGATCACTCAGATCGATGGTTCCGGGGTGGCGGATTTCCAGGCGTACCACAGCGCCCTGATGAAGAAACAGGCGGGAGGAAGTCTCCGGGTGACCTGCCAGAGACAGGGAACCGGCGGTGAATATGTAGAGATCAATTTTAACGTCACAGTAGGGGCGAAAGAGTAA
- a CDS encoding sodium/solute symporter (Members of the Solute:Sodium Symporter (SSS), TC 2.A.21 as described in tcdb.org, catalyze solute:Na+ symport. Known solutes for members of the family include sugars, amino acids, nucleosides, inositols, vitamins, urea or anions, depending on the system.), producing the protein MQAATRESAMAFYIVLLIYLGIMAFIGWYAGRKTKNLGDFFVLSGKAGMVVSGIAYFSTQFSMGTFLGTPGTIYGVGYAGMAISVPGAVFCMILPAVLVGRKLITLGHTHGFLTMADYLTDRYHTKAMSGVLGVMMLFFLVPMMGAQIIGAGVIVNVFTGLPNWVGVAGMGAIVVIYCMSGGMQGAMMTDVIQGSLMIGTAVITFIVSIVMGGGFENINSTLQSMNEAYLSFPGANGYMPWGFYVSNILLWSFFTIGQPHLFTKFFAMKDHKTMFKAIFLGTAGMFVSATLIEWAGVNGISFVQNIENPDQIVPMILQQGLNPFLAAIFISGIVAAGMSTIDGILVTTTGAVTRDIYQKIINKKATDETVMKMSKVVTVIIGVIVILFGVFQPGSIFEINLFAFSGMAVFVVPILFGMYWKRATAAGAIASALVGVATVLAFTWVPALGGALHGFHALFPATILGSLTMLIVSSLTQAPPQETIQRHFGIFEKNKA; encoded by the coding sequence ATGCAGGCAGCAACACGTGAGTCGGCGATGGCGTTTTACATCGTCCTTTTGATCTATCTGGGTATCATGGCCTTTATCGGATGGTACGCAGGAAGAAAGACAAAGAATCTGGGGGATTTCTTTGTCTTAAGCGGAAAAGCAGGAATGGTAGTCAGCGGTATCGCGTACTTTTCTACCCAGTTTTCCATGGGAACCTTCCTGGGGACTCCGGGAACCATCTATGGCGTGGGATATGCCGGTATGGCCATCTCGGTTCCGGGAGCGGTTTTTTGTATGATCCTGCCGGCAGTCCTGGTGGGACGGAAACTGATCACCCTGGGGCATACCCACGGATTCCTGACTATGGCGGATTATCTTACGGACCGGTACCACACCAAGGCAATGAGCGGCGTCCTGGGTGTGATGATGCTGTTCTTCCTGGTTCCTATGATGGGAGCCCAGATCATAGGCGCAGGCGTGATCGTCAATGTATTTACCGGACTTCCCAACTGGGTGGGCGTTGCCGGTATGGGAGCCATTGTTGTTATTTACTGTATGTCCGGCGGTATGCAGGGCGCCATGATGACGGACGTGATCCAGGGATCCCTGATGATCGGAACCGCAGTGATCACCTTCATCGTATCCATTGTGATGGGCGGCGGCTTTGAGAATATCAACAGCACCCTTCAGAGCATGAACGAAGCGTATCTGTCCTTCCCGGGGGCGAACGGTTATATGCCATGGGGCTTCTATGTTTCCAATATCCTGCTGTGGTCCTTCTTCACCATCGGACAGCCTCATCTGTTCACCAAGTTTTTCGCCATGAAAGACCACAAGACCATGTTCAAGGCCATCTTCCTTGGAACCGCAGGCATGTTTGTATCTGCCACCCTGATCGAGTGGGCCGGCGTCAACGGGATCTCTTTTGTACAGAACATTGAGAATCCGGACCAGATCGTGCCGATGATCCTGCAGCAGGGCCTGAATCCCTTCCTGGCGGCGATCTTTATCTCCGGTATCGTGGCGGCAGGTATGTCCACCATCGACGGGATCCTGGTAACCACCACAGGAGCGGTGACCCGGGATATCTACCAGAAGATCATCAATAAGAAAGCAACGGACGAGACGGTTATGAAGATGTCCAAGGTTGTTACTGTGATCATCGGTGTGATCGTGATCCTCTTTGGTGTGTTCCAGCCGGGAAGCATCTTTGAGATCAACCTGTTTGCCTTCTCCGGCATGGCAGTCTTCGTAGTCCCCATCCTTTTTGGAATGTACTGGAAGCGGGCTACCGCAGCAGGTGCGATCGCCTCTGCGCTGGTAGGAGTAGCGACGGTACTGGCCTTTACATGGGTTCCGGCTCTGGGCGGAGCGCTGCATGGATTCCATGCATTGTTCCCGGCAACCATCCTGGGAAGCCTGACCATGCTGATCGTCAGCAGTCTGACTCAGGCGCCGCCACAGGAGACCATCCAGCGGCATTTTGGTATCTTTGAGAAGAACAAAGCATAG
- a CDS encoding creatininase family protein — protein MYLSKMTTAQAKEAFAKDPILVIPVGSTEQHGTQGALGTDFMVPSYLGDHIADMENVIVAPAVPYGVCPYHLSFAGSINIGYEGLYLVLHGITESLMGQGLRRFLILNGHGGNTPSIDRVALEVYHKGGVCAQIDWWSLVAELDEKFKGGHGDVLETSAMMAVDPEAVHLELSQPMNPGSPSANTVAAYIQAVKFQGGTVKLARDTKEIAPSGWFGPLDPKDSSAELGQEALDLSVGFIRNFLEEMKTFKL, from the coding sequence ATGTATCTTAGTAAAATGACTACTGCGCAGGCAAAAGAAGCATTTGCGAAGGACCCGATCCTGGTGATCCCGGTGGGGAGCACCGAGCAGCACGGGACTCAGGGAGCGCTGGGCACGGATTTCATGGTGCCCTCCTATCTGGGGGACCACATTGCGGACATGGAGAATGTGATCGTGGCGCCGGCGGTGCCTTACGGTGTCTGCCCGTATCACTTAAGCTTCGCGGGAAGCATCAATATCGGATATGAGGGATTGTATCTGGTGCTGCACGGCATTACAGAATCCCTGATGGGACAGGGGCTTCGCCGGTTCCTGATCCTTAACGGCCATGGCGGGAACACCCCGTCCATCGACCGGGTGGCGCTGGAAGTCTATCACAAAGGCGGGGTCTGCGCCCAGATCGACTGGTGGAGCCTGGTGGCGGAACTGGATGAGAAGTTCAAAGGCGGACACGGGGATGTGCTGGAGACTTCAGCCATGATGGCGGTAGACCCGGAGGCGGTACACCTGGAGCTGTCACAGCCTATGAATCCGGGAAGTCCTTCTGCCAATACGGTGGCAGCCTATATCCAGGCGGTGAAGTTCCAGGGAGGAACGGTGAAGCTGGCAAGAGATACCAAAGAGATCGCGCCAAGCGGCTGGTTCGGTCCGCTGGATCCCAAAGATTCCAGCGCCGAACTGGGACAGGAAGCCCTGGATCTGTCGGTTGGATTTATCCGGAACTTCCTGGAAGAAATGAAGACATTTAAACTGTAG